GGCGATGCCTCTAACAGTGGTGAGCGAATTGCAAAACAGCTAAATTTAGATACCGTGCATGCTGCATGTAGCCCTCGCGACAAACAAACCCATGTCGAAGCACTTGCAAGTAAAGGGGCCATTGTTGCTATGGTCGGCGATGGTGTAAATGACAGCCCAGTATTTGCCAGTGCCCATTTATCTATTGCGATGGAAACCGGCGCTGATATTTCCAAAAATAGTGCCGATGTGGTATTACTCAATAGTGATCTAACAGCCATAGAACATTTGCTTACTGTCTCGAAAAAGACGCGCCGTATTGTTAAGCAAAACTTGGCATTATCACTTATTTACAATGGTTCGATTTTACCACTGGCAGCCCTTGGCCTCGTTGCTCCTTGGATGGCCGTAATTGGTATGTCTGCAAGCTCCATTTTGGTTATTACCAACTCATTAAGGTTATTAAAACTATGAGTATCATCTACATGCTTATCCCAATTGCCATTTTATTTGTGCTAATTGCCATTGGGGTGTTCTTTTGGGCTGTAAAAAGCGAACAATTTTCTGATTTAAACAAACAGGGCCACAGTATCCTGTTTGAAGACGATAAAGAGCAGCACAAAAAAAGTAATGATTGATCCGCTGTTTATTAGTGCATTTATAATGGGCTTGTTAGGCAGTGGTCATTGCCTAGCGATGTGTGGTGGCATTGCCAGTAGTTTACAACTTGCCGCCAACAAAAACCGTGCAGTGAGCTTTTCGGTTGCTTATAACCTTGGCCGCGCACTCAGTTACATGCTTGCCGGTGCACTCGTAGCAGGAATTAGTAGTCGCTTTGCAGCGCAAAATACTTCTATATCGATAGCGTTGTCGTTTTTGAGTGGTATTTTTATGCTGCTTGTTGGGGTTTACATTATGCGCTTAGCGGCCACTCTACAGTGGCTAGAAAAACTTGGTAAAACCCTAGTATGGCAGCATTTAGCTAAACTTAATCGTTATTTATTACCGGTCGATACTACCCCAAAGGCCCTACTCTATGGCGCTTTATGGGGCTGGTTGCCCTGTGGCTTAGTTTATTCTGCGCTAACCTGGGCACTGACTAGCCCATCAGCATCACATGGTGCAGGTGTGATGTTATTTTTCGCGTTAGGCACCTTTCCCGCAATGATAAGCGTAGGACTCGTCAGCCAGAAAATAAACACTATTTTAAACCATGTTTGGACTAGGGTTATTCTAGGCAGCGTAATAATATGGTACGGTATATACTTATTAATTATAGCAACCGATAAGCTAATTCATTAATCTTACGGGTTGTTAACTTATTTGAATGGATTTGATGTATGGACTTCTCACAAAACAAGTCAAAAGGCTTATGCACAATTAGCTGTAATAATTGCAGTATCAGCCAGCTATGTTTGCCATTTTCATTAAACGGTCAAGAAATGGATCGTCTCGATGAAATCATCGAACGTAAGAAACCACTGCATAAAGGTGATTATTTATTTGAGTCTGGCGAAAGCTTAAATGCCATTTATGCGGTACGCTCAGGTTCGTTTAAGTCTTATACTTTGTCAGAACAAGGTGATGAACAAATTACTGGTTTTCATCTAGCTGGTGATTTAGTTGGTTTCGATGCTATTAACAAAATGGCTCATCAGAGCTTCTCACAAGCCCTTGAAACTTCGATGGTATGTGAAATTCCATTCGATACATTAGACGAATTAGCCGGTAAACTACCTAAGCTACGCCAACAAATTATGCGTTTAATGAGTAATGAAATTAACTATGACCAAGAAATGTTATTGTTACTCAATAAAAAGTCAGCTGAAGAGCGTCTAGCAAGTTTTATTTATAATCTTGCAGAGCGTTTTGGTGAGCGTGGTTTCTCACGTAAAGAATTCCGTTTAACCATGACACGTGGTGAAATCGGTAATTATTTAGGCCTTACTGTTGAAACAATTAGCCGCCTTTTAAGCCGCTTCCAAAAAGCAGGCTTCATTAAGGTTGAAGGTAAATTTATCACCATTTTGGACCAGCAAGCGCTTGCAGCAACTGCAGCGATTAAATGTAAATAGAGTTTGATTTAACGCAACTTTATATTGTTTGCCCCTTTAACTGTTCTAAATTTAGGTTACACTCAAAGTACTACTTTTTGCGGAACAGTTAAGGAGCAGCACATGGACGCAATTAAACGAATTTTAGCAGTTATAGACCCAACCAAAGAGCAGCAACATAGTTTAAGCCGCTCAATTGATCTAGCCAAAAAATCTGGCGCGACCATCACCGCTTTCCTCAGTATCTACGACTTCTCTTACGAAATGACCACAATGCTTTCTGCTGATGAGCGTGAAGCAATGCGCGAAGCCGTAATAAAAGACCGCCAAGAATGGTTAAATGAGCAAATCGCACTTTACCCTGAGCTTACCATTGATAGCTGCGTGGTTTGGCATAATCGCCCTTACGAAGCCATTATCAATACCGTGATCAACGATGGTTTTGACCTTGTTGTAAAAGGCACTCATCAACACGATACGCTTAAGTCAGTTATTTTCACGCCAACTGACTGGCATCTTATTCGTAAGTGCCCTGCTCCAGTTTTACTTGTTAAAGAGAAAGAGTGGCCAGCAAAAGGTAATATTTTAGCTGCAGTGAATGCAGTGAGTGAGAATGAACAACACCTTGAACTTAACAAGCGTATTATTAATGATGCTCGCTTCATTTGTGACTTGGCCAACGCAACGCTTAACCTTGTGAATGCCTACCCGGCAACGCCAGTTAATATCGCCATTGAAATCCCTGAATTCAACCCAGGTGTTTATAACGAATCAGTTAAAAAACATCACTTTGAATCAACGCTCTCATTAGCTGAAGGGTTTGATATTGATAAAGCTCATTGCCACATTGAAGAAGGCTTACCAGAAGATGTTATTCCTGATGTTGCTGCGCGCCTCAACAGCGAGTTAGTTGTGATTGGTACTGTCGGTCGCACAGGCTTAAGTGCAGCACTTGTCGGTAACACAGCAGAGCATGTCATTGATAGCCTTGACTGCGATGTGTTAGCACTAAAACCAGACGGCTATGTAAGCCCACTTGCTAAATAACATTGTTAATATGCATTAAAAAAGCCCCAGTTTGGGGCTTTTTTATATATACAGTTTGAGGGTTTTTATATATTTGTTACATCGATAAATAATGATTCATCAATGTTTGTCGATGAGACCACCGCCTCGCTAAAGTCATAGCTTTCACGATTGCCTTCTCTATCAAGCGGTAAGTTTTCAAAATCAAATAAGTTTCTGTCTGCAAGCTGGCTTGGGCTAACATTTTGTAAAGACTTAAAGATACTTTCAACACGACCTGGAGTTTTCTTATCCCACTCTGTCAGCATCGCTTTGATTGATTGACGCTGAAGATTTTCTTGTGAGCCACATAAATTACAAGGAATAATTGGGAAGTCTTTGTGCTCAGCATATTTAATTAGATCTTTTTCACGACAATATGACAACGGACGAATGACCACGTTACGTTCATCATCAGAGCGTAATTTTGGTGGCATCGCTTTTAATCGTGAACCATGGAACATATTTAAGAACATTGTCTCAACGATATCATCCATGTGATGACCAAGTGCTAGTTTGGTTGCACCAATTTTTTCTGCAAATGAATAAAGTGTGCCGCGACGAAGTCGTGAACACAGACCACAGGTTGTTTTGCCCTCTGGTACCTTTTCTTTTACTACTGAGTAAGTATCTTTATCAACGATGTAATACGGGATATTTAGCGTTTCAAAGTAATCAGGCAAAATGTGTTCAGGAAAGCCAGGCTGCTTCTGATCAAGGTTTACTGCAATCACTTCAAATTTAATCGGCGCTGCTTTTTGTAAACTAAGCAAGATATCTAGCATTGCAAAAGAATCTTTACCACCACTGATACATGCCATAACAACATCACCGTCTTCAATCATGTTGTAATCAGTAATCGCATTACCAACATGCCTTCTTAGACGCTTTTGAAGTTTATTAAATTCAAGAGTTTCTTTTCTAGTATCAGTTTGATTCATTTGCTCTGCTCATACAGGCTTTAGTAAGCCATGTTTCATAGTAAAAAGTTCGGCGTGGATTATACGGACTTTTTGAGCCAGTTGAAATGATTAGCGTGGGATAATTAAAGGGCTTCTCTCGTAGAGGTATCATGTAAAGCACAGCGCTTTGGGAATGAAGGTTAAGGATTCAGGTTATTTATATTTATAACAGGTTAAGTGGTGTTTTCTGGATTTACTAAATAATTTATATGAAACAACAATTAATCTAAAACGTTCGAAGCAGCTACTTCCGCCTCGATTATGGCTCGATGCGCTTTTAAACCAATATTTGTTGAATAAAAATCTGCTGCTATTTTAAGCTCTTGTGGTGTTAATAAACTAAGAATTTTAAGCTTAAAAGCCATCTTGGCGGCACTCATGTCTGTTGGCTCTGCCAATACAGATGTCCCCATCGCATTTATCAACAATTGCTTTTGACTTTCAGGTAAATCTTTTAGTGTATCTGCTAATATTTGCTTTGTATCAACCTCTACATTACCACCACCAAGACCATTAAAAATTTCATCCATTTTCAATGCATTATAGAACCGTTCAAATTCTAATTCTGCATTTGGCTCAGACTGAGCCGAACACACCATAAATGCTAACGAAAACAAAATCAGCAAACAAACTCTCATTTAATTATCCTTATTTTTTAGTTTTACAACTTAGTAGAAAGCCAAATAGCAAATTTAGTGGAGTGCTTAACGACTAATCTGATTGGTGAATAGTAAAATGAACTTGAACCATTCACTTTGCCTAGGTTCTGGTGTTCAATTTCATCTTGTTGAATGCTTAGTACCGCTTGATATGCGCTTTTATTGTTGTTCTCTAAATAACTTAATTGCCATTCTAGATGATGTAGAGCCGTTGATTCAACGGCTTCTGTACACACCCAAATTGCTTTACGTCCAAGTAAAGCAGTAATCAAACCTAAACAATAACCACCCAAAGACCAAAACCAGATTGCGTAGCAATGCCGTATTTTATGTTCCTTTAACCAACAATCAAAAGTTTTGAAATGCTCGATTTCATGATTTAGCATTTCTTTAAGCTGTACAGAGATATCTTGATATAAAAATTTAGAGACAAATAACTGAGCTTTATAAATACTTATCGCCCCAAATTCACCTGCATGATCAACACGCACAATTCTTGCGACTTCTTTTGAGATCATCTTAATTGCTTACAGTACATTTGTAACGAGAAGCTGTACAAGCAAGGTCAGGCCAGTCATCTCTGCCCCAGCAGTATTTATCATTTCTAAGTGGTTTTAGATGCCAAACCACGGGCTTACCCTTTTTATCTAAGCGAGTTTCATTTTCAAGCTGCACACGGATTAAATTTTTCTCTGTCGATAAAATATTATAAACAAAGGCTTTTCTCGCTTCAGTCTCAGAAATATAGCCCTGTTCCTCATAAGAGATTTCTAATGTTTTATTTTTAAATACTATGGTATGAAAATTATCTTCACAAATTGGGCTATTTGTAGACTGCCATGGGCCTTGCAACTTAGTTTGCATTTCTGGATTGATAGGTAGATGACTGCTACAAGCTGAACAAAGCAGTAAAATAACAAAAATAGACGCTAAAGGTTTCATGGATATGCTTTTAAGTCCCTGAAAAAGTAAGGTTTAGCATAACGAGAATCGTAAAAATGTCCAGCGAGACGCTTAATAAAAAACAAAGGGCACATGAGCCATGTGCCCTTTGGTAACTTTAAGTGCTTTTAGTTTTAGCTTTTTTATTCTTTGCCATTCGTTTGGCACGTTTTATTGCCGACTTTTTCGACGCATTTTTCTGCGCTACCTTTAACACTTTAGCCTCTTTTAACTGCTTTTTGGCTGCTTTCAAGCGCTTTTTAGCGTTGTTGGCCAGGCTCTCTGCTTCGCTGGCACACTCTACAGCTGCTTGTGCTTTTAGTGCTGCATCTTTTGCTAGTTCAGTGGTTCTAGCCACTTCTTTTTTACTCTTTTCGAGAACTTTTTCGAGCTTAGCAAGACGCTTCTCGAATACTGACTGTGAATTTTGCATAGTATTCTCCTTTACTGACGCGTAGACATGCGGGTTGGTTCGGTGACAATAAGCGAGTCGAGACGATTCACAATTTCGTGATCTTTGTCTGGATAATCCAAATAACTTAAGAAATGGCGCATACAGTTGATACGTCCGCGCTTTTTATCATCAGAGCGAATTTGTGTCCAAGGCGCATCCTTAGTATGGGTATGAAACATCATGGCATCTTTGGCATCACTATAATCATGCCATTTAGCCAGTGATGCCATATCAACTGGGCTTAGCTTCCATTGTTTGAGCGGGTCGTTCTGGCGCGATTTAAAGCGTCTAAATTGCTCTTCTCTACTGACCGAAAACCAATATTTAAATAGCTTAATACCGCTATTCACCAACATGCGTTCAAGTTGGGGTGTTTGACGCATAAACTCTAAATATTCGTGATCATCACAAAACCCCATTACCTTCTCAACACCGGCTCGGTTATACCAAGAACGGTCAAACAGTATAATTTCACCCTTTGTTGGCAGGTGGTTAATGTAACGTTGAAAGTACCATTGATCTCGCTCTCTTGCAGATGGCTTCTCTAAAGCCACTACGTGCGCCCCACGTGGGTTTAAATGCTCCATAAAGCGCTTAATTGTGCCACCTTTACCCGCCGCATCTCGACCTTCAAATAAAATCACAATTTGCTGGTTGGTCTCTTTTACCCAGCCTTGCATTTTTAAAAGCTCGATTTGCAGTTCGTGTTTATGGCGCTCGTATTCAACCACGTCCATTTTGCGTTTATATGGGTATTTACCATCTGCATTCCACTTTAAGCTTGGGTTTTTAACATTTAGATCAAAAACCACATCCTGTTTCGCATTGGCTTCGGCTAATTTTTGTTGTTTAACTGATACAGGTTCGACATTGACTGTCTGCATAACGACTCCTTTTAAACTATAACTACCTATATTGAGATCTTTATAGTTTTACTTTAAGCCAGTTATTGCTAAGTAACTTGATCTAAATCTATATTTTAAGCACTGAAAAAATCATTAAAAAATATAAGGTTAGTACTTAATAATTAAGTAAAAATAAGAATACTAAAATAAAATTAAACCTTTTATCTATAGCAAAAAACAATCAGCAAAAACGCATATCTTCATACTGTTTTCAGATTTAAAAACACGCTAATTCTTAAATGCACAGCAATACAAATAGTTAGAAAAAATATTAATTAAGGGAATAAGTTAGATAAAAGAAACTGTCAAAGTAACTGCAATGCTTACGATGAATTTTAGATTTTGACACTAAACCAAAATACCGATATGAACTTTGAAAAAAAGAGACATAAGAACTACCCTCTCAATAACGAAAAAGGGACCTAAGTAAGGTCCCTTTTGTCGTTATTTAAATGCTTTTAGTAAATATATGGTCGCTATTTAACAATCCAAGGTGTAGCACTGATAAGCTCAGCATGACTGCTTAGCACTGTGTTATCATCTTGCCAGTCATCTGTTACTTTTATTGAACAACGCAGCTCTTTACAACTAACGTCATTTGCGGAGATAGCGTCTTGGCCGTTAAATTTAAGTACAACACCTTGTTGTTCAGGCAGTAAGAACCACATTAATTTACTGACAAAAAAGCCCGACAAATCAGATAACAGCTCGTCAAATTCTTCATTTAACGTGTATAAGTTTGCTTTACTGAGTTCAAAATCAGCCAGATCCGTTGCTTCAATTTGTAACTTTAATTGGCATTCATGTTTTGGATTTTCTGGTTGAACAACAATAACGGCTTTATCTGTATCAAGCTGCTTATCAAATGGTAAAAGTAACTGAGCTTTATCTGTATAAGTTAAGTCAAACTCTTGTTTTTCTGTAATTATTTTACCTGATTTGATTGTACATACTTCGTTGCTAGCAATATCAGACAAATAAAAGTTAACTTGAGCGTATTGGAATTCGCCTTTATTAACAACTTTCAAACGATCGTAAAAGCCATCATAGGCAACAACAAATTCAGTTGCAGCGGCCTTGGTTGCAACTGTACCTAGCGCAACCGCGATGGTTGCTGCTTTTAACCATGGAAGGAGTTTATTCATCAAAGTAAGCTCTGTTTTGATTTATCATTTTATTTAATTCTTCAATATATGCTTCACGTCGTTCAGAATAAGACAACAAGCCTTGTGTTAGCTTAGTTGCATCAATTGGCTTTTGCTGGCGACGTAAATCAGCACGAATTGATCTTAAATCTTTATACGCTGCATGGGTATTAATATTTTTAAAATATGAACTTACAGCAGCACGTACCGATTTGAATGCCGTCACTTCATGGGCTGCTTCGTTAGCACGGCGACGAGGCACCATGCCACAGCCTTTTTTATAACACCACTGGCCGAAAAAGTTTAAGCCAATACGTGCAAAGCGTGACGTGCCCCATGCAGATTCATTTGCAGCTTGCATAAGCGCAAGCTCTTTAGGAATGATATCTACACGGCGTAGAGCTTGGGTAAGTGATAAAGTATCTATAGTGGTTGGCAACTTGTAGCTGGTCAGTATTTTTTTAATATCTGATTGCTGCTTACTACTTAGTGGCTCATTGTACTCCAGCATCATGCGCGCAATTTCTAGGGTTGCACGTTGCTGAAGAATCTTTTTATTTTCGGCCTCAACATGAGGGCGAATAAAATCAAAAAATGCATGTTTCTTTTCTTTCACATCACTAAACGCTGCAAAATCTGGTAGTTTCACATTATGTAATGGCTTTTCTTTTTTGATTACGCGCTGGGTTCCTTTTGGCGTTGCCTGTGTTTGTTCAGACCCACTTTCTACACCTTCTTTATCCATAAACGGCGATAACAACGCCCATGCAAAAAAAGCAGCAAGTAAAGCTCGAAAAACGTAATTAAGCATGTATTCTCTCAAATAAACGACTACTCATGTACGGTAACGTCACGTACACACAAAGGCGAAGTATACCAAAGCCGTCTATTTTTGGCGAATTTGCCCTAAGATAATTACCTAAACCTTTACCAAAATAGCCTGATATAGCGCCAATTTACTCGCAATTTTCAAGCGCTTGCGTATACTGAAAAGCAACCAAACGAGAAATAGGTAGGTTATTTTTATGTGCCAATATTGGCAAGCTCGCATTATTGATCAGCAAAAATATCGTCCAAACGATAACCGCTCAGCTTGGCAAGTTGACCGCTCTCGTATCATACATGCCGCTGCATTTAGGCGGTTGCAGGCAAAAACCCAGATTATGGGTATTGGCTTAAATGATTTTTACCGAACTCGTCTGACCCACTCTCTAGAAGTTGCTCAAATTGGCAGTGGTTTATTACGCCATCTAAAAAAGCAACACCCTGAATTTACGAATTTTCCGAGCGGTAGCTTACTCGAAACATTATGCCTTGCACATGATATTGGCCACCCTCCTTTTGGGCATGGTGGTGAAATAGCATTAAATTACATGATGCGCGAGCATGGGGGCTTTGAAGGTAACGCACAAACACTAAGAATTGTCTCTAAGCTTGAGCCCTATTCAAATGGCCATGGCATGAACTTAACCAGGCGCACCTTGTTGGGCTTTATTAAATACCCAGCCTTTATTGATGATTTGTGGCACAGCATTCCACCTTTAAGTGGGCAGCGTAGCTTTATTAAAGCTGACCATTGGCGACCAGCCAAAGGCTTATATAATGACGATAAAGATGTTTTCGACTGGATCATTGAGCCACTGTCTAATAACGATAAAGCGCTGCTGAGTAGTCATTATAAGGTTGATGAGTTTAGAGCCAAAACCCACTACAAATCGATAGATTCAGCAATTATGGAATTAGCTGACGATATTGCTTATGCCGTTCACGATTTAGAAGATGCCATAGCCACCGAAGTTTTAACGCTGGCTGATTGGCAAAATCATGCCCTTGTACAATTACAAGAGCTCGACTCAGCGTGGCTAACCACTCATTTGAGCTCGATAACCGCCAGACTCTTTTCTCATCACGAGTATGAGCGAAAAGACGCCATTGGTGAGTTGGTTAATACCTTTATTATTAACGCTCAGTTAGTTGTACAAAACGCAGATTTCGAATCTGAAATACTACAGTACACAGTTAGCCTACCGGATGAATTTGCCGAGATTCTTAACGTGCTAAAACATTTTGTTTTTAAACGTTTAATTCGTGAGCCAAAGATGCAACAAGTTGAATTTAAAGGGCAAAACCTACTTATTGAATTATTTAGTGCCTTTGCCAGCGACCCAATGCGCTTACTTCCTGAAACAACCCAAGAAATGTGGCTAAATGCACACCAGCAAGGTGATAATGCAATGCGCATAATATGTGATTACTTATCAGGAATGAGCGATGAATATGCTTATAAAACCTATCAGCGATTATTTTTGCCATCTGCTTAAGTAATTTTTGAATAGCGCTTAAATTTGTTCTAAAATTAAACAGGTTATTAGTAACAACAACCTCACCCCTTGAATGCATTTTATTTAACATGGATTGAAATAATGCTCAAAAAATACCTGCTTATTAGTGCAGCTGTAGCAAGCTCATTTGCTTGCTATAGTGCAGAAACACTTCCTGATCCGCTTCTTGAAGAGCGCGGCATAATCATAAAAGATGCCACTCATTTCGATTGGGTACGGCTGAATTCGGGCGAATGGCTCAAAGGCGAGCTTGTCTCAATGTACGATAAAGAAATCGAGTTCGATAGTGATGTGCTCGACACATTAATTATTGATCGCGAAGATGTCTACATGATCATCTCAGATCGCCATCATACTGTGCGTTTTAACGATGGTAATGAACTCAGTGGCACACTAAATATCTCTGGCGGTTATGTAAAAGTTGGCGAACAAGAAGCTAAATACCGTTATCGCGATTTAGTCTCTATTGCTCCTTCAGTTGAGAGCGAACTTAGTGCATGGACTGTAAAATTATCGATGGGTGCAGATTTAGCTCGCGGTAATACTGACCAAACAGAGTATTCTGTTAAGGCAGATATAAAGCGCCGTACTGCATCAAGTCGATTTTTATCTGAAATTTTAGGCTATCGCACCACCAGCGATGATCAAGTGACTAAAAACAACATTCGTGCAAACGGTACATTTGACTGGTTTTACACACAAAAAATGTACTACCGCCCTATTTTCTTCGAATATTATCGTGACCCGTTTCAGAATATCGCCAACAAGTACACTGTGGGTGCCGGTGTTGGTTACTATGTTATGGATACCGATAAAACAGAATGGGATTTTACAGCAGGACCCGCGTACCAAAAGACCCAATTTGATACAGTAGCTGCAGGGGAAGATAAGAGTAATTCGTCAATGTCTTGGTTTATATCTACAAATTATGAGTTAGAAGTCACCAAGAAAATTGATTTTTCTTTAAATTATCGCTACCTAACTGCCAACAGTGACGCCGGTGGTGATTCACAATATGCGATGGCTGCGTTTGAATTTGAGATCACCGATGATATCGATTTTGATGTGTCTCTAGTTTGGGATTATTTGGCTGACCCGATTGCCGATGAAAACGGTGTAGTACCAGAAAAAGAAGATTACAAAATGATTTTTGCGCTGGGTATCGATTTATAAACATCTCAATTAATCAATACAAAAACGCCGAGCTTAGCTCGGCGTTTTTAATTTTAGTTAAGGAATCTCTTATAGCGATTTAACACCCATGTTGTATAGGGTAAAGCCATAAATATCAGCGTATTGGTCGATGATCTTACTGGTTGGTGTTCCTGCACCATGGCCTGCATTTGTTTCAATGCGAATAAGATACGGATTTTGTTTCGCACCTTTTTCTTGTAGCTCTGCTGCAAACTTAAATGAATGCGCAGGCACAACACGGTCATCATGATCCCCTGTTGTTACTAAGGTTGCTGGGTAGCTAACACCTTCTTTTACATTGTGAACTGGCGAGTAGCCTTTTAAGTAATCGAACATTTCTTTACTTTGTTCACTTGTACCGTAGTCATACGCCCAACCAGCACCGGCTGTAAAGGTGTGGTAACGAAGCATATCTAAAACACCTACAGCAGGAAGCGCAACTTTAAATAGCTCAGGGCGCTGTGTCATAACCGCACCAACTAATAAGCCACCATTTGAGCCACCACGTACCGCTAGGTAATCAGGTGAGCTGTATTGTTTTTCGTTTAAGTACTCAGCCGCAGCAATAAAGTCATCAAATACATTTTGTTTCTTAAGCTGTGTACCATTTACATGCCATTCTTTACCGTATTCGCCACCACCACGAATATTAGCAACAGCATATACACCACCGTGCTCAAGCCATGCCGCAATTGTAGGGCTGTAGCTTGGTGTTAGGCTCACGTTAAAGCCACCATAACCATATAAAATAGTCGGATTTTTACCGTTAAGTTCGGTGCCTTTTTTGTATGAAATAATCATCGGAACTTTAGTGCCATCTTTTGATGTATAGAACACTTGTTCAGAGATATATTCTTCGCTATTAAATTTAGCGCCCGACTTGCGATACACATCAGACTTACCTGACTCAACATCAAACGAATAGGTATTGCCTGGTGTAGTGTAATTAGTAAATGAGTAATACAGCGTTTGTGCATCGTGCTTACCGCTAAAGCCATATGCAGTACCCACACCTGGCAGGCTGATGTCACGCACCAATTTACCTGATTTATCGTATTGTTTTACTTGTGAAATCGCATCAACCATATACTTAGCAAAGAAGTAGTCACCACCTTTTGAAAGGCTAAGCACATTGTCAGTTTCTGGGATTAAATCTTGCCAATTTTCAGGGCTTGGATCAGCTGCATCAACAGTCACTACACGTTTATTTGGCGCGTTTAAGTTAGTCACCAAATATAGTTTCGAGCCGTCATTATCAATAATTGAGGTATCTGAGTCAGTGTTATCTAAAATAGTCACTAGCTCGCTGTCAGGCTTAGTTAAATCTTTGATAAACAGTTTATTACCTGAAGTTGAAGTACTTGCAGCAATTATTAAATAACGATTATCACGGGTTACATCAGCACCAATATAACGATGTTTCTGAGCCTCTGTGCCACCATAAACTAATTGGTCATCTGCCTGAGCCGTGCCTAACTTATGGTAGTAAACTTTATGTTGATCTGTTTTTGCAGACAGCTCACTGCCCTTTGGCTTATCGTAGCTCGAATAATAGAAACCTTCGTTGCCAAGCCAAGAGATACCACTGAATTTTACATCGACTAAAGCCTCTTCAATCGGCTGTTTAGTTGCAGTATCAATAATGATAATTTTACGCCAGTCACTGCCGCCTTCAGAGATTTGATAAGCCGCTAGCGTGCCGTCTTCTGTGAATGTTAAGCCCGACATTGAGGTTGTGCCGTCGCTACTGAAGGTATTTGGATCTAAGAACACTTCAGCCTCTGAGTCGCCTTTTTTACGATAAACTACGTACTGATTTTGCAGGCCATCGTTTTTATAAAAATAGGTGTACTCACCCTCTTTAAATGGCGCTGTAACTTTTTCGTAGTTCATCAGCTTTTCAAGGGTGG
Above is a window of Pseudoalteromonas shioyasakiensis DNA encoding:
- a CDS encoding glucosaminidase domain-containing protein, whose amino-acid sequence is MLNYVFRALLAAFFAWALLSPFMDKEGVESGSEQTQATPKGTQRVIKKEKPLHNVKLPDFAAFSDVKEKKHAFFDFIRPHVEAENKKILQQRATLEIARMMLEYNEPLSSKQQSDIKKILTSYKLPTTIDTLSLTQALRRVDIIPKELALMQAANESAWGTSRFARIGLNFFGQWCYKKGCGMVPRRRANEAAHEVTAFKSVRAAVSSYFKNINTHAAYKDLRSIRADLRRQQKPIDATKLTQGLLSYSERREAYIEELNKMINQNRAYFDE
- a CDS encoding anti-phage deoxyguanosine triphosphatase; translation: MCQYWQARIIDQQKYRPNDNRSAWQVDRSRIIHAAAFRRLQAKTQIMGIGLNDFYRTRLTHSLEVAQIGSGLLRHLKKQHPEFTNFPSGSLLETLCLAHDIGHPPFGHGGEIALNYMMREHGGFEGNAQTLRIVSKLEPYSNGHGMNLTRRTLLGFIKYPAFIDDLWHSIPPLSGQRSFIKADHWRPAKGLYNDDKDVFDWIIEPLSNNDKALLSSHYKVDEFRAKTHYKSIDSAIMELADDIAYAVHDLEDAIATEVLTLADWQNHALVQLQELDSAWLTTHLSSITARLFSHHEYERKDAIGELVNTFIINAQLVVQNADFESEILQYTVSLPDEFAEILNVLKHFVFKRLIREPKMQQVEFKGQNLLIELFSAFASDPMRLLPETTQEMWLNAHQQGDNAMRIICDYLSGMSDEYAYKTYQRLFLPSA
- a CDS encoding DUF481 domain-containing protein; amino-acid sequence: MLKKYLLISAAVASSFACYSAETLPDPLLEERGIIIKDATHFDWVRLNSGEWLKGELVSMYDKEIEFDSDVLDTLIIDREDVYMIISDRHHTVRFNDGNELSGTLNISGGYVKVGEQEAKYRYRDLVSIAPSVESELSAWTVKLSMGADLARGNTDQTEYSVKADIKRRTASSRFLSEILGYRTTSDDQVTKNNIRANGTFDWFYTQKMYYRPIFFEYYRDPFQNIANKYTVGAGVGYYVMDTDKTEWDFTAGPAYQKTQFDTVAAGEDKSNSSMSWFISTNYELEVTKKIDFSLNYRYLTANSDAGGDSQYAMAAFEFEITDDIDFDVSLVWDYLADPIADENGVVPEKEDYKMIFALGIDL
- a CDS encoding prolyl oligopeptidase family serine peptidase; the encoded protein is MIKKTLACAIVVALAGCGESTPTNTEQTVKTAEVKAAVNYPETKKGNVVDEYFGEKVADPYRWLEDDMSDETAQWVKAENDVTFSYLKNIPYRDELKTTLEKLMNYEKVTAPFKEGEYTYFYKNDGLQNQYVVYRKKGDSEAEVFLDPNTFSSDGTTSMSGLTFTEDGTLAAYQISEGGSDWRKIIIIDTATKQPIEEALVDVKFSGISWLGNEGFYYSSYDKPKGSELSAKTDQHKVYYHKLGTAQADDQLVYGGTEAQKHRYIGADVTRDNRYLIIAASTSTSGNKLFIKDLTKPDSELVTILDNTDSDTSIIDNDGSKLYLVTNLNAPNKRVVTVDAADPSPENWQDLIPETDNVLSLSKGGDYFFAKYMVDAISQVKQYDKSGKLVRDISLPGVGTAYGFSGKHDAQTLYYSFTNYTTPGNTYSFDVESGKSDVYRKSGAKFNSEEYISEQVFYTSKDGTKVPMIISYKKGTELNGKNPTILYGYGGFNVSLTPSYSPTIAAWLEHGGVYAVANIRGGGEYGKEWHVNGTQLKKQNVFDDFIAAAEYLNEKQYSSPDYLAVRGGSNGGLLVGAVMTQRPELFKVALPAVGVLDMLRYHTFTAGAGWAYDYGTSEQSKEMFDYLKGYSPVHNVKEGVSYPATLVTTGDHDDRVVPAHSFKFAAELQEKGAKQNPYLIRIETNAGHGAGTPTSKIIDQYADIYGFTLYNMGVKSL